TTGAAGACTTTGAACAATTAATTGTATTAAGCCATTCTCTACTGTAAAGTAGGGTATTGCCTCCTCTTTGGCCTGGCAAATGACTAAGTATTCCATTAATGTGGCTACTAGTTTAAGAACAAATGGTGTTATTTCAGTTgtttaattgaaaacaaaataattgttttcaatGACACTTTACACGTTAAATACTTAAATGAAttgaaattattgttttttatcaagCAGTGAGTGTTTTAATTAAACCTGTGATGTGTTCTGAGCAGGATGAGGACTACCATGGGATTGTCCAGTTTGCAGTTTCCCTCGTTGACTCCCAGCTGTTTGTCCATTACCTGGCAGTGGTGCTGCTGGAGCTCCGTCACCTCCAGCCGTGCTACAGCGTGTGTGTCATCCGCTCCACCGACGGAGAGACACGTCACTACAACATAGGACAGCTTAGGTACACTAACTCTATCATTACCCACTCAATGTGGTTTATATAGCTtctaatgaaaaagaaagacaaaaggtACAAACTTTAAATACGAGCATGTTGTAATTTAAATGTGAGGGACCTTTCTGTATagtacacactgtacacacacacacactagcactTGGTCACACTCATTATGCTGTTGAAGTATGCATGTAATTGGAGGCCAATGTCCGCAGGGAAGACTGACTGGCATTGGCGGTAATTGAGTTACTCATCGGCCTCCTCGTCTAGTTTGCCCAAGGCGAGCTATTCTAGGAGTTTCGGGGGGAGGGATGACGAAGGTCCGGACACAGGCGCTCGTCCTTTGGCTGTCTTACTCTGTTACTGTGCTGATTAAGTGTGTGATTACGACAGAACTAGGGGACAACTATGATAATTAGATAATGTTTGTGTGATAAAACTatagtaaaaaaagaaaaggtagtgcatgaaataaaaaagataatataGTTGGTTCTGCTGCCTTTCTTTTGGTCCTTTTTAAGTTGAGTTCCACAATATAATTAAGGTAAAATGCTAATTGGAGAGGTACTCtttatgttgcttttgtttatgTACTCTAATTAAGGCAACTGTATGTATTTTGTCTCTGTATTTACTCtctacatttctttattttctcacacAGCATTCAAAAGGCAGCTCTAACCATTTTGGAGTATTACTACAGAGATTTCCCTCTCCATAACCCAGCCCTTCTCTCTGCCTCTAAGCACCGGGCTGCAAAACACCTGGCTGGGTTGAAGGTCTACAATGTGGATGGTTAGTCCCGATTATTACCTCCTGTAATTTGCATTATTTCTGATGCATCTCACTGTTTCATTGGCTCCCAGGGGCCAATTAAGTCTATGCTAGACAGTTTCACTTCTAACTTATTTTAACATCAGCCACCAAAATCAGGCTCAGTTTGAAATAAGATCCAAAATTGATGGTAATAATCAATGAAACATGCTGACCAGTTCCACAAAATTACAAAACAAGTGGTTTTGCTTACGATTTTACTGTATGATTAAtaagaaaagcaaacattttattgactGTAATATACAGCAGTAAACTAACAGATATATATCTTATGTCTGTTCTTCAAACACGATCTACTTCAATGTTGTTCAATACAATGTTATGTGGCTACTCCTAACTTCAAGTCATACTTAAAATAGACAGATTTGTGCAGAAATTAATCCACATGTATCTGAAGTCTGATTATTTGTTGGATCTGAGCCATAGTCAAAGTGTATTTTTCACACAGTATAAGGGgacttgttttttcttctgccgCTCCTTCTAAATACTGGTTGtcatgttttctattttcatcTCCATCTACTCCCTGagcagcttttaaaaacaaactgagaaCATACCTTTTGGACAGTAAGTACAGTTAAAAGTCCCCAAGATCACTCTACCCAGCACTTTATCACAGGAAGCCACTAATTTCACGGTTCAGTTCATGTCATCTTCACTGCACCCTGTAGCTTTTCATGCATCCTGCCTGTAATAATACTTATTGCACTGCTCATGCTGTTTAAAGGGACCTCCATGCCCCACTCGCTTCACAGCAGAGTGCATTTGAAGATGTATGGCACGAAGGCAGTATGGGATATGGTGTCCTTATAGTGCCTCCCACCCGCCCCACCCCCTTCCCTATCAAAGTGCAGCGGAGAGGCCTCTAGGGGGCCGTGGAATATCAAGCCTTAAATAATTCATCAGAGTAACACTCATTCCTCACATTCTCCcacatctctccttcctcccgcTCGGCTCACTcttgcttccttttttctttcctcatctttcttttcattttttcactCACTtccacccccacccacccccctccctctttctcattCACCGTCATTCAAAGACACTCATCTTATAGCATGAATATATAGGCCAGGAAGTCAAAGAGACTGGTGTTAAAACCCATGGTTTACGTGGAAAATATTTACAATGCTCCCTGTGCAAATTAGCTGACGTAATTCTCTCCGCAGTATTCCCAGGATGGTTTTTCATCCATGTTTTATTGCTACATTTGGAGTCTCGATctcacctgctcacacacataaatgcacatATGCAGATCAGATAGTGAATGATTTATATCCTTACCTGACCTGCAGCGTTTGCTTTCTATAACCTCCCCCAAACTGTGCTGATCTACATTAATATGGACCATGCCATACTCCCCTACAATAAAACCCAGGGAACTCGAATATACTGCAGTACAAGCTCCATTAGCTGTATGGGTTTGTTAGAGTAACCAATAAATTCACAGATCAGACAGCAACTATGGCCTTTGAAGTGTAAAACTATGAATATTCAATTTACCCAGCAATATAAAGGTTTTTGCATCAGAGAAACATTGACGCTTCGAGTGGAAATTGCCTCTTTGCTCATTGCTTTAATTAACATTCTCTGTGACTGAGACACATGATCTGGAAGGATGCCCCAGATAAGTAACACTGATTTACAAACTTTTGTCTCAAATCTCTCTAAAACTTAAAACTGGAAATAATATAACTGTCCAGAGAGAATGATTCATAACAGTTTTTTACCTCCAGTGATGTGTGCGATCTGAGCTCCTTTTTGACCTTTGCTGTCCGAGATTGAGAGCAAGATACAGTCCATTAATCAGAGACCAGACCCTGGCTGGGGCTCCTGCTCACACTGATATAACCAATTTGCTTCTGTCCTCTCCTTTTGGTTCAGCCCCAGGGAACACAGCAGGAGCGCAGCCTGGTAATGGGAATCAGTCCCGGGCCATGGTTACAGCTGCCGCAAAACGCAAAGACAGCGCCCACAATGAGCTGTACTACGAAGAGGCCGATTACGAGAGAAGAGTCCGTAAACGCAAAGCAAGGTGAGTCAAGGGAACACATGTCACTGTGTCTATAGACTATTGCAGACATGCACCTCTGCAAGTAAATGTGATTTAGCTACAAATGTGCATGTCCGTCTGAATCCACATCTTGTTTCGGCACCTTTGAAGAATAATTCACCGTTTTTAAGTCTGTCTTAAAACAAAAGTTGGGGGAAATATTGTGAGATTATTCTCCTGTATGATTGATCCACACAACTACATacttactgcaccactctatatcCAGTGTTTTCTCGTCATTATGTGCTCATACTAAGAGAGGCTCAAGGTTTGCACTATAATATTACTTACTGTATTAAACACAAGTGCAGAGAGCTGACAGTAAGCCCCCTCCTCTCTGACAGGCTGGTGGTGGCTGTGGAGGAGGCCTTCACACATATCCGGCGGATGAAGAAAGAGGATGAGCAAGCAACACCGTCTGACATCATGGATGTGCGTGAAGCAGCCCTGGCTATATTTCCCTCTATGGCCCGTGCCCTGCAAAAGTACCTCCGCACCACCAGGAGGCAGCACTGCCACAGCATGGAGAGCATCCAGAAGCACCTTGCTTTCTGTCTAGTCAACAACATGAGTCCTAAGGTCAGTTGTGCTTTTAAATTGTATCGACCCATTGGTTTAAACCTTTTTTAGGAGTGTGCTAGGTGATTTTCTAGGTAAACATGTTGTGTAATTGGCTGATTCTGTGTTTTCAGGCATTTCTTGAGGCCTACCTGGCTCCTGGACCAACCCTGCAGTACGGCCCTGAGCGCTGGATGGCTGACCAGTGGACTTTGGTCAGCGAGGCTTCTGTCACCAGTGGCTTAAAGGAAGGGTCAGATTTCCTGCTGAGATGTCTTGACTTTAACTTAGCTGTGACTGTCAAGGGCATCCCTTACATCCGTCTGACTGAGGAGTTCATCGACCCAAAGTCACACAAGTTTATACTTCTGCTCCAATCAGAAACCTCAGTTTAACACAGTGCTGGACTGGACTCACAGGACAATAATCGgatgacatttttgaaaaaaaaaactttttgtactgtttttttGTACTTATGCTTGTGTAACTTTTCCACATAGAGTAACTGTGTGTCCTTGTCTTTGTCCTGGTCGACATTAAAGAATAGAGAATATGCTTGGATTTCTCTGTCCTGATTAGTCCAGAGCACTGTTTGGGTTTTCCTCTATGCAGGACATATGACCCTCACAAATGTGCTTCTACCTTTTACTTGCATGTGCCAGGGTGTGCCTGCGGGGGGGGGTTAATGATTTAAGAGGAGGGTCTGGGATTAGGGGTGAAAAAGCGTGTCTTGAGCGTAGTTTACACTGTCTCGACCTGTCTCTTCTTTCTCCTGACCAGGATATTTGATATAACCCAAACCCTTTTCACCAAAACTTCTCTTTTTCAGTCCAAGCCACGATTATTTAACTGTTCTGTATTACAGatttatgtacagtatttatatgTGAATATTTGTTATCCCTCCAGACTTTTTATATCAAAATTGTGCATTgcttgaattattattttttaccatgtcaacctttttctttttttgtatctgcGCTGTATTTGTGAAGATAAACTGGACCGTGAACAGTTGAagaaatgtttgtaaatgtcaAACTCACTGGAATCTCTTGGACTGAATGCCAACCACAGTACAGCTGAATATAGATGCTGTAGACAATAGACACTTGCTATGTGTGTACAGTTAAGTGTGTGCAGTGTACACTGATCTTTTGGTGGACTAGCAGAGATACTACATTGTTTGGACGACTATGGTTATGTACCTTTcatatgttgtatttaaacGTTACCCTGTGTGCTGTTTAATTTCAGAACATATGCCCATGATTTATATCTTGATTCACAGTAAGGTGggtgtattatttattacagcACCCATATGCATAATGCAAATTCCTGGAGCATGAGATAATGTACAACCTAAAGGAATATAGGTTTAGCAAATTAAATTATTCGGAAACGTCTCACAAAAATGTATAGTCACTTATGTCATGCCGGAAAGTTCTTAAAGTGTTGAAAATTAATAATTTAGTGTAAATTAGCCCAATGGACTGTCAGTATTTCTGCTCTCAgtattttgtctctgtgtcacaCTACTGCCACCTTTCTACAGCTACTGGAACAGCAACACTGTCCTGAGCATCAATCAAACTGTTAAGCTGTATCAATATATATCTGTATTCTGAAAACCCTTTGTATTTATGAGGCCTcttatgttgtaaatgtatatttacacAAGTGTTTCTGTGGTCACTGGCGGTGTAGTTTTGTTTAGGCTTTTGTGTGTTGATGGTTGTAAATAGCTGTAGACTACACATGTGCCTCAGTCATACATatttagggtgtgtgtgtgtgtgtgtgtgagagagagagagagagaaaaggagaaagaaagggaacatGATGAATAAGAGATTGCTAAATGCATTCTCCCTGTttcaacacaacatttaaaatcaaagcaTCTGTGTCAAAGtcacatttgtaaaaaataaatatttgtatcaaCCTTTTCAaaggatttgttattttttgtaacaACGATAAGTGTTAGCTTATCCTGCTAACCTTTATAAACAAGGCTTTTAAAAAGGCCTTCATAGTATAAGTGTACAAATTGCAGTGTTATGGTTTAAAAGAAGAATTTCCTTAAATGCTGGGGATAGTTGACATTTTCAGTGCTTTATTATTAAGTTATATATAAcctttgtatatatatattttttgtatttgaaatccAGGCTTATTTACAATGTCAAAAATGGATATTAAATAGTTGTATTTTTATAAGCAGGCGCTTTCTCATTGcaaatgttaatatttatttaaagtcatttttctgTACACTAGTTTGTAATAAATCCATGGGAAACCTGACCTGAGGGGGACAAAAATAGAACAGAAAAGTCAACATTCAAGGATTAGACTATGAATTactcatcatcatcctcatcatcatcctcatcctcatcatcatcctcatcatcatcatcatcatcatcatcatcgtcgtcatcatcatcctcttcatcatcatcatcctcctcaaTATTATTGTCATCACTATCTTCATCAtcgtcatcttcatcatcttcatcgtcatcctcttcatcatcatcatcatcatcctcagtGTTGATTTTGCCAGAGAGCACATCTTCGATCCAGTCCTCCAGCTCTGGGGCGGTGGGCAGATCCTCCTCgtcatccatctccatccacaCGCTGTCAGCCTGTTCACAGAcagaaaagtttaaaaatgtaggGAGAAActcaacaaaacatttgtgtCACGTCAGACATGTTGCCCGAGACTCACATCAGTAACGTTGATAACTCCCAACTGTGGTCTGAACAGGTCCACCTTGAAGGTCTTCTCCCAGTAGGGGATCAGCTGAAATGGGGTTAGCCAAACAAAATACTTCAGCATGTTATCTAAACTTTTATCCACAGGTTAGTTCTTTTTTCTATGACTTACTAGGGGGAAATCATCAGGGTCAATCCAGATGATGCTGAGGCCAGGAAGGTGTGTGTTGTCTCTTGCAACCTCCTTCAGGATCTCCAAAAATTCAAAACCATCTGGAAGCACATTCACACAACATCAATCATTTGCTCtccaagaaaaaacacattttaacccattTCAAGAAAGCAGTTTGACATTTGGGGTATATACCGACTCCTTTCTTAGTGAGATGAGCAGATTAACACCACTCACATGTCAATAACTTACGATTAAGGCTACAACTAgttagttagcttagcataaagacagcTAGGTATCAACTCTCATCCCTCTAATATAGTGACATAAGATGCCCTTACCGgggtcctcctcctctgcaaaaGCCACAATGTGGATGCCATCAATATCATCTTCCTGAGAGGAGCAAGATATATGAATGTCACGTTACTAGTATCAGTGTgaactaaattaaactaaatcaaaGTAGTCGTCAATCATCAATCATCCCTTACCCACGTCTCAAACATATCTTCTGGACGCAGCTTCCTGAGAGTTGGTCTGATGGcacaaaaaatgtgaatgttaaagtatgtatttattttaaacaatattggTTGGATACACATTTGTCTGATTATTTAGTCCAATATTGCTCTTTGTTTACCGTCTGTGTTCAGTTATGAATTCTACCAGCTCCTCCTCAGAGTGAGGCTTGCCAGGGATGGTGACTGGCTCCTCCATAAAGGGCTCGTAGAAATCCACCTCATTCATCTTCAGAGTCAGCTCTTTGGCAACCTTAAGCAACAGAGACAGATTATTCAAGAAAAATGATGCttgcatgtttatttgtttatttgtaattctTTCGTTTATTACTTACAGATTTCTCAAATGTGGCAAAGAACTTGATGTAAGGCTGAAACTGCTCTGCAGCTTCTTTAAATGCATCATAGTCTGAGGAGGAAAAGGTGCAGTGTGTAGGAGGGAGTTActtatctttattatttgtatttttcatttgtaatatGTTGCAAGCAAATGTGGGGTTTTTTGTAGTCTTGTTTTTCTGGTCATGCAACTGTTTGTGCTTCCTCTGGCTGTTATACATGACATTTGCATATTAGGGATCAGAAATAGATGAACTTTGACCTCCACCTAATACTCCTACAGTTGGTCAGATGGGATGTAGCTGCAGCTCATCACCACAACTAAACTACTCTATCTGTGAAATGGGACCGAGCAGtggcagctgtgtgtgcagcagtTGTAAAAATGGATCTGTAAATCCATGGAGATGAGGGGGTTGCACTCATGTTATAATGAAGGTCATGGGCCAAAGAAAGCCAGTCACAGACCCGGCTTAGAAGAGCG
This genomic stretch from Eleginops maclovinus isolate JMC-PN-2008 ecotype Puerto Natales chromosome 7, JC_Emac_rtc_rv5, whole genome shotgun sequence harbors:
- the casq2 gene encoding calsequestrin-2, which gives rise to MLSLYLFLLPCLSLLPLAAAAKGLEFPQYDGKDRVLDINDRNYKKALKKHTMVCMFYHGPMSDSKELQNKLQMTELVLELAAQVMEEKDIGFGMVDSHKDAKVAKKLGLEEEGSVYVFKADRVIEFDGLLSANILVEFLLDLLEEPVEVLENALELKAFDRMEEDIRLVGYFKSEESEHYDAFKEAAEQFQPYIKFFATFEKSVAKELTLKMNEVDFYEPFMEEPVTIPGKPHSEEELVEFITEHRRPTLRKLRPEDMFETWEDDIDGIHIVAFAEEEDPDGFEFLEILKEVARDNTHLPGLSIIWIDPDDFPLLIPYWEKTFKVDLFRPQLGVINVTDADSVWMEMDDEEDLPTAPELEDWIEDVLSGKINTEDDDDDDEEDDDEDDEDDDDEDSDDNNIEEDDDDEEDDDDDDDDDDDDDDEDDDEDEDDDEDDDE
- the LOC134867546 gene encoding vang-like protein 1, with amino-acid sequence MDTESTHSGYSYHSSRSGRSNRHGDRSRERHKASSKDSVRSERSVVINPPDTPSQESPVHNGEPLPGEPTPAEDQGDDAQDDNWGETTTAVTGTSELSISQEEVVGLGKGMQDRTEGFRRYLPLAVGSFVGLLVLATPLAFLLLPAFMWPDRLQACGTACEGLFLSLAFKLLILLMAMWALFLKPGRASLPRVCVYRAFLTTLTLLLTMSYWLFFGVRILEAQDEDYHGIVQFAVSLVDSQLFVHYLAVVLLELRHLQPCYSVCVIRSTDGETRHYNIGQLSIQKAALTILEYYYRDFPLHNPALLSASKHRAAKHLAGLKVYNVDAPGNTAGAQPGNGNQSRAMVTAAAKRKDSAHNELYYEEADYERRVRKRKARLVVAVEEAFTHIRRMKKEDEQATPSDIMDVREAALAIFPSMARALQKYLRTTRRQHCHSMESIQKHLAFCLVNNMSPKAFLEAYLAPGPTLQYGPERWMADQWTLVSEASVTSGLKEGSDFLLRCLDFNLAVTVKGIPYIRLTEEFIDPKSHKFILLLQSETSV